From a single Planctellipticum variicoloris genomic region:
- a CDS encoding transposase, whose amino-acid sequence MGRFEGIDSQRGIAWRCSDSLSLRELLGIPLNEVSPDHSTQSLTGRRLSSEVFAEVIQFMLKIASEKKLLSEKTVGVDSTALEADAAMTSIVRMLKAEESLQAIDCEQSIEEVAAD is encoded by the coding sequence GTGGGGCGGTTCGAGGGGATCGACAGTCAGCGGGGGATCGCCTGGAGGTGTTCCGACAGCCTGTCGCTGCGGGAATTACTCGGGATTCCCCTCAACGAAGTGAGCCCCGATCATTCGACGCAGTCGCTGACTGGACGGCGGCTGTCGTCCGAGGTGTTCGCGGAAGTCATTCAGTTTATGCTCAAGATCGCCTCTGAGAAGAAGCTGCTGTCGGAGAAGACGGTCGGCGTCGACTCGACGGCGCTGGAAGCGGATGCCGCGATGACGTCGATCGTCCGAATGCTCAAAGCGGAAGAAAGCCTGCAGGCCATCGATTGCGAGCAGAGCATCGAAGAAGTCGCAGCGGATTAA
- the dinB gene encoding DNA polymerase IV — protein MAAFLHRNFPRFHPFRMILHVDMDAFYASIEERDDPSLLGRPVIVGGSAEGRGVVAAANYEARKFGVHSAMAAARARRLCPHAVFIKPRIDDYASVSRQMRDIFEQFTPLVEPLSLDEAFLDVTGSESLWGASADIGRQIKQRIRAELKLTASVGVATTKFVAKIASALKKPDGFIVVESGEVQAFLDPLPVERLWGVGKVTSRVFDRLNIHTIGQLRQTPLATLSKLFGASGEHYWRLAHGIDGRPVVPGREAKSISSETTFAEDLADKEILRVWLVELVEQVARRLRRHEIKGRTAELKVRFADFQTITRSMTLAKPTSITQELLEAGMELLTKRLPVHHRPIRLLGFGVSKLDRSGKSQQSLFDRPDRDRQQELDRVADQIIEKFGKLAIRRGAGLDKNGE, from the coding sequence GTGGCGGCATTTCTCCATCGCAACTTTCCTCGATTCCATCCATTCCGCATGATCCTTCACGTCGATATGGACGCCTTCTATGCCTCGATCGAGGAGCGGGACGACCCTTCGCTCCTTGGCAGGCCGGTCATCGTCGGCGGTTCGGCGGAAGGTCGTGGCGTCGTGGCCGCAGCAAACTACGAGGCTCGCAAGTTCGGTGTCCACAGCGCGATGGCGGCAGCTCGTGCCAGACGACTCTGTCCGCACGCGGTCTTCATCAAACCACGGATCGACGACTATGCCTCAGTATCCCGGCAGATGCGAGACATCTTTGAGCAATTCACTCCGCTGGTCGAACCGCTGTCGCTCGACGAAGCCTTTCTCGATGTCACCGGCAGCGAGTCCCTTTGGGGGGCCTCCGCCGACATTGGCCGGCAGATCAAACAGCGAATCCGAGCGGAGCTGAAGCTCACCGCATCGGTCGGCGTGGCCACCACCAAATTCGTCGCCAAGATCGCGAGCGCCTTGAAGAAGCCGGACGGCTTCATCGTCGTCGAATCCGGCGAAGTACAAGCCTTTCTCGACCCGCTGCCGGTCGAGCGACTTTGGGGCGTCGGAAAGGTGACCAGCAGGGTCTTTGATCGACTGAATATCCACACCATCGGGCAGCTCCGGCAAACGCCGCTCGCCACGCTCAGCAAGCTGTTCGGGGCCTCCGGCGAGCACTACTGGCGGCTTGCTCACGGAATCGATGGTCGGCCGGTTGTCCCCGGCCGCGAGGCGAAGTCGATCTCCAGTGAAACGACGTTTGCCGAAGATCTTGCCGACAAGGAGATCCTGCGCGTCTGGCTGGTGGAACTCGTCGAACAGGTCGCCCGCCGACTGCGCCGGCACGAAATCAAAGGCCGCACGGCGGAGTTGAAAGTGCGGTTCGCGGACTTCCAGACGATCACACGATCAATGACACTGGCAAAGCCGACCAGCATCACTCAGGAACTGCTGGAGGCAGGCATGGAACTGTTGACGAAACGTCTCCCTGTGCATCATCGGCCAATACGACTGCTGGGCTTTGGCGTCAGCAAACTGGATCGATCTGGAAAATCACAGCAGTCGCTCTTCGATCGGCCTGACCGCGATCGTCAACAGGAACTTGATCGAGTGGCGGATCAGATTATCGAAAAATTCGGCAAGCTGGCCATCCGTCGCGGCGCCGGGCTCGACAAGAATGGCGAATAA
- a CDS encoding 2OG-Fe(II) oxygenase, translating into MKDSSTVEWLSEAIEQATRSAGFCVSGCLPVVDPGLEVEGLGPVAIPLKQGKAKPLIACCRVAPYGKGTRTLVDPKVRNTFELDPRKFRLSDEWNAAIAGATLTIAEQFGLPTDQLEARLYKLLVYEKGGFFLPHRDSEKLDRMLASLIVVLPSPFEGGSLIVRHGGADRTLAFEEAAAGKSPCFAAFYADCEHEVERVTRGVRMALAYNLVLKRQRGKSTPAAKPAAPADILAGSIESWFSKQPARPLVFALEHQYTQHGLSLDLLKGGDRNLADLVVAAAEKAECLVHLSQVQRHLQQWADDGSFGRDYGYRNDRPPRNKIEIGETYEDELSGIEWTDTRGKKQPWGSIPFDLAGIVSSTPLEDWKPTSEEFEGYTGNAGNTLDRWYHRSAVVIWRRDHHFEVIASSGAFESIPLFCSIVAKLAKTPRNRAEDARRDCVRFAQAIIAQWPRRSFGYGFVESREESPVGEFPKHLLKLHDRDTVAMFLSQMAERDQSLPLKSFVVAACREFGGNAFARELKQLLAASQRIGGRQVMAFRDVDWLAAFCCDKQGDPDKSALAGELCGLAVERFCEPHAPRSLHDSLRLHPGEPSVFERSLPLLLKSLLACGRDEDLSRVIRFVQQSPEEFQFDHCQVPSLVELIPWSRKQFRLVHPQLQSWLASVRQQLESATARQPQPPNDWTRPADVECTCQFCSRLNAFLADPSTEIGRIAAREDLRQHVVGTINRHQCDVRHTLERQGSPYSLVLTKTTGSYDRAVKRYEADCRLLSELPPAS; encoded by the coding sequence GTGAAGGACTCATCCACCGTCGAGTGGCTGTCGGAAGCGATTGAACAGGCGACCCGATCGGCCGGATTTTGTGTGTCGGGTTGCCTGCCCGTGGTCGACCCCGGTCTCGAAGTCGAGGGACTCGGGCCTGTCGCGATCCCGCTGAAGCAAGGAAAAGCGAAGCCGTTGATCGCGTGCTGCCGCGTCGCTCCCTATGGGAAGGGGACGCGGACGCTGGTCGATCCGAAGGTTCGCAATACCTTCGAACTCGATCCGCGGAAGTTCCGACTTAGTGACGAATGGAACGCAGCCATCGCCGGTGCGACGCTGACGATCGCGGAGCAGTTCGGACTGCCGACGGATCAGTTGGAAGCTCGTCTGTACAAGCTGCTGGTGTATGAAAAGGGAGGCTTCTTTCTCCCGCATCGCGACAGCGAAAAGCTGGACCGCATGCTGGCGAGCCTGATCGTCGTGCTGCCGAGTCCTTTCGAAGGAGGGAGTTTGATTGTCAGGCACGGCGGCGCGGATCGGACGTTGGCGTTCGAGGAAGCGGCCGCCGGCAAGTCCCCCTGTTTCGCTGCGTTCTATGCAGATTGCGAACACGAGGTCGAACGTGTCACTCGCGGGGTTCGAATGGCTCTGGCCTACAATCTGGTACTGAAACGACAGCGCGGCAAGTCGACGCCCGCGGCGAAGCCGGCTGCTCCCGCCGACATACTGGCCGGGTCGATCGAGTCGTGGTTCTCCAAGCAACCGGCCCGGCCCCTGGTCTTCGCCCTGGAGCATCAATACACGCAGCATGGGTTGTCGCTGGATTTGCTCAAGGGAGGCGACAGAAACCTCGCCGACCTGGTCGTTGCGGCAGCGGAAAAGGCGGAGTGCCTCGTGCATCTTTCGCAGGTTCAACGGCATTTGCAGCAATGGGCGGACGACGGCAGCTTCGGTCGGGACTATGGCTATCGCAACGACCGACCGCCTCGAAATAAAATCGAGATCGGCGAAACTTACGAGGATGAGCTGAGTGGGATCGAGTGGACGGACACTCGCGGGAAAAAGCAGCCTTGGGGATCGATCCCATTTGATCTTGCGGGCATCGTCTCGTCGACGCCGCTGGAAGACTGGAAGCCGACGTCTGAAGAATTCGAAGGCTACACGGGCAATGCCGGCAACACGCTCGACCGCTGGTATCACCGCTCGGCAGTCGTCATCTGGCGTCGCGATCACCACTTCGAAGTCATCGCAAGCTCCGGCGCATTCGAGAGCATTCCATTGTTCTGTTCGATAGTGGCCAAGCTGGCCAAGACGCCCAGAAATCGTGCCGAGGATGCCCGCCGCGACTGCGTTCGCTTCGCCCAGGCCATTATCGCCCAATGGCCGCGCCGTTCCTTCGGGTATGGATTTGTCGAATCCAGGGAGGAATCGCCTGTCGGCGAATTCCCGAAACATCTCTTGAAGCTGCACGATCGGGACACGGTCGCGATGTTTCTGTCCCAAATGGCGGAGCGGGACCAGTCTCTCCCTCTGAAGTCATTCGTCGTGGCTGCCTGCCGAGAGTTCGGGGGAAACGCATTTGCCCGGGAGCTGAAGCAACTGCTTGCCGCGTCGCAGAGGATTGGCGGTCGGCAAGTAATGGCGTTTCGCGACGTCGACTGGCTTGCCGCGTTCTGTTGTGACAAGCAGGGGGACCCGGACAAGTCGGCGCTTGCGGGCGAATTGTGCGGTCTGGCGGTGGAACGCTTTTGTGAACCGCATGCGCCAAGATCGCTTCACGATTCATTGCGACTTCACCCTGGGGAACCCTCAGTTTTCGAAAGATCGCTTCCACTGTTGCTCAAGTCGCTGCTGGCCTGCGGGCGCGACGAAGACCTGTCGCGGGTGATTCGCTTCGTTCAGCAGTCGCCCGAAGAATTCCAGTTCGACCACTGCCAGGTTCCGAGCCTGGTCGAGTTGATTCCCTGGTCGCGAAAGCAGTTTCGTCTCGTCCACCCGCAACTGCAAAGCTGGTTGGCCTCTGTCCGGCAACAGCTCGAATCGGCTACCGCCAGGCAGCCACAGCCTCCGAACGACTGGACCCGCCCTGCGGACGTCGAGTGCACGTGCCAGTTCTGCTCCCGGCTCAATGCGTTTCTGGCCGACCCCTCAACCGAAATCGGACGAATCGCGGCCCGCGAAGACCTCCGCCAGCATGTGGTCGGCACGATCAACCGGCATCAATGCGACGTCCGGCATACTCTGGAGCGCCAAGGGAGCCCGTATTCCCTGGTGCTCACAAAGACAACAGGTTCGTACGATCGGGCCGTCAAACGGTACGAGGCGGACTGCCGACTCCTGAGCGAGTTGCCGCCGGCCTCGTAA
- a CDS encoding elongation factor G encodes MSSYRFEQIRNIVLVGHGAVGKTSLADLFLFKAGIGSRAGSVDEGTSQLDFDDEARQRHFSISSAMVHFAHKGVRVNVIDTPGYPDFVGQAISALCAAETAISVISATAGVEANTRRTFDLAGKAQLARMIVINKLDQENIDFTGLVQQIQESFGRNCVPMNVPTATGVDFRGVIGTLEASKMEAATAAGQAVEYGSAVMDAIIEADEELMERYLDGQELSSDEVLAGATKAIATGGLIPIFCVSARTGAGIPELMDAIVDFALSPGELVRHATRDTGEEIEVATDEEAPLIAQVFKTRIDPFVSKMSFIRIFSGRLTKDSTVRDVRTGRGVKIHQLLDVQGGNVEAVDEAHAGDVIAVAKIDDFQVGDTLVSNGETLELPHLKFPMPMIGLAVEPRSRSDQQKISGALHKIEEEDPTFHVIRDGQTHEMVMQGMSELHLQVVQERLHRREKVDVVTHAPRIPYRETILESAEGSYRHKKQTGGSGQFAEVHLRVYPLEQGLDPDTYFTRERFPGLREFHYDPAINFAYLDCVSGGSVPNQFIPAVEKGVREEMELGILAGCPMQDVAVALFFGKDHPVDSNEAAFRTAGAHCFRETALQAKPALLEPIVHLEVTVPADKLGDVTSDLNTRRGRMEGLDLLPGGQQVIRARAPQAEVMTYARHLSGLTGGQGSYTMELSHYELMPPNEQIKVVQTSSNGRHNGS; translated from the coding sequence ATGTCGAGCTATCGATTTGAGCAAATCCGGAACATCGTCCTGGTGGGCCACGGAGCGGTCGGCAAGACCTCACTTGCCGACCTTTTTCTTTTTAAGGCCGGCATCGGATCGCGCGCCGGTTCGGTCGACGAGGGGACCAGCCAGCTCGATTTCGACGACGAAGCCCGCCAGCGTCATTTCTCCATTTCCTCCGCGATGGTGCACTTCGCTCACAAAGGGGTCCGGGTCAATGTCATCGACACGCCCGGCTATCCGGACTTCGTCGGCCAGGCCATCAGCGCACTCTGCGCCGCGGAAACTGCCATCTCCGTCATCAGTGCGACTGCGGGTGTTGAGGCCAACACCCGACGGACTTTCGATCTGGCCGGCAAGGCCCAGCTTGCGCGCATGATCGTCATCAACAAACTCGATCAGGAAAACATCGACTTCACCGGCCTCGTCCAGCAGATCCAGGAATCCTTCGGACGCAACTGCGTCCCAATGAACGTCCCGACCGCCACCGGCGTCGACTTCCGCGGCGTCATCGGCACGCTCGAAGCCTCAAAAATGGAAGCCGCCACCGCCGCGGGCCAGGCCGTCGAATACGGGTCCGCGGTGATGGATGCCATCATCGAGGCCGACGAGGAGTTGATGGAGCGTTACCTCGACGGCCAGGAACTTTCTTCCGACGAAGTCCTCGCCGGAGCGACGAAAGCCATCGCCACCGGCGGACTGATCCCGATTTTCTGCGTCAGCGCCCGGACCGGCGCCGGCATCCCTGAACTGATGGATGCGATCGTCGATTTCGCCCTCTCCCCCGGCGAACTGGTTCGCCACGCCACCCGCGATACGGGCGAGGAAATCGAAGTCGCCACCGACGAAGAAGCGCCGCTGATCGCCCAGGTCTTCAAGACGCGGATCGATCCGTTCGTCTCCAAAATGAGCTTCATCCGCATCTTCTCCGGCCGGCTGACCAAGGATTCCACCGTTCGCGACGTGCGAACCGGACGCGGCGTCAAGATCCATCAATTGCTCGACGTCCAGGGAGGCAACGTCGAGGCCGTCGATGAAGCCCACGCGGGCGACGTGATCGCCGTGGCCAAAATCGACGACTTTCAGGTCGGAGATACGCTCGTCAGCAACGGGGAGACGCTGGAGCTGCCCCACTTGAAATTTCCCATGCCGATGATCGGCCTGGCGGTTGAACCCCGCAGCCGATCCGATCAGCAGAAGATCTCCGGAGCTTTGCACAAGATCGAGGAAGAGGACCCCACCTTTCACGTGATCCGCGACGGCCAGACGCACGAAATGGTCATGCAGGGGATGAGCGAACTGCACCTCCAGGTCGTTCAGGAACGCCTGCATCGACGCGAGAAGGTCGATGTCGTCACTCATGCCCCCAGAATTCCCTACCGGGAAACGATTCTCGAATCCGCCGAGGGGAGCTACCGGCACAAAAAGCAGACCGGCGGCTCCGGACAGTTCGCCGAGGTCCATCTCCGCGTCTATCCGCTCGAACAGGGCCTCGACCCCGACACGTACTTCACGCGGGAACGCTTCCCCGGCCTGCGGGAGTTCCACTACGACCCGGCGATCAACTTCGCCTACCTGGACTGCGTGTCCGGCGGTTCGGTCCCGAATCAGTTCATCCCCGCGGTGGAGAAGGGGGTCCGCGAGGAAATGGAACTGGGCATCCTGGCCGGATGCCCGATGCAGGACGTCGCCGTGGCCCTCTTCTTCGGCAAGGATCATCCGGTCGACAGCAACGAAGCTGCCTTCCGGACCGCCGGCGCGCACTGTTTCCGCGAGACGGCCCTGCAGGCGAAACCCGCGCTGCTCGAACCGATCGTCCACCTGGAAGTGACTGTCCCCGCCGACAAGCTGGGTGACGTCACCAGCGATCTCAACACCCGGCGCGGCCGGATGGAAGGGCTCGACCTCCTGCCGGGCGGCCAGCAGGTCATCCGCGCCCGTGCGCCGCAGGCCGAAGTCATGACCTACGCCCGACACCTCTCCGGCCTGACGGGAGGGCAGGGGAGCTACACCATGGAGCTCAGCCACTACGAGCTGATGCCTCCCAACGAGCAGATCAAAGTCGTCCAGACCTCCAGTAACGGTCGCCACAACGGCTCGTGA
- the ppsA gene encoding phosphoenolpyruvate synthase → MSPSTTTSRWIRWFAETTLADIPLVGGKNASLGEMYRELAAQGVQVPNGFAITADAYRDFLSETGVDREIERILARRKPGDVTSLQACGRAIRHAIIAAELPVGLQAAISQAYEELCGDPELLLDVAVRSSATAEDLPDASFAGQQETYLNVQGHGQLLEVCKRCFASLFTDRAISYRTDKGFDQLEIALSIGVQRMVRSDLASSGVMFSIDTETGFKDAVLINAAYGLGENVVQGSVNPDEFLVFKPTLKTGFRPILQRRLGSKEFKLIYDVGGGRMTRNVPVPDEARGRFALTDDEILQLARWACVIEDHYSQKRGTFTPMDMEWAKDGLTGELWIVQARPETVQSRKNLQQQETFELRERGDVLVRGRSVGERIGAGPVRVITDVSHLSEFLEGEVLVADKTDPDWEPAMKKASAIVTNRGGRTCHAAIVSRELGLAAVVGCENATEVLRPGQTVTVSCAEGEEGRVYDGRLQFDVQRLDLECLQRPKTHVMLNIGNPDEALRLSFLPSDGVGLAREEFIISTSIKIHPQALLDYDSLSDLQVKSQIDRLTAGYTDKPGYFVDKLAQGVATIAAAFSPRDVIVRMSDFKTNEYANLIGGQPYEPTEENPMIGFRGASRYYNERYREAFGLECQAMKRVRDEMGLTNLKLMIPFCRTVEEGRKVLAEMARHGLVRGQNGLEVYVMCEIPANVILADEFAEIFDGFSIGSNDLTQLVLGVDRDSEIVAHVFDERNGAVKEMIAQAIQRVKAKGRKIGICGQAPSDYPEFAQFLVEQGIDSISLNPDSLLRTLPKIVEAEQRLGR, encoded by the coding sequence ATGAGTCCGTCGACGACCACTTCTCGCTGGATCCGCTGGTTTGCCGAGACGACTCTGGCGGACATTCCCCTGGTGGGGGGCAAGAACGCTTCGCTCGGAGAAATGTATCGAGAGCTGGCGGCGCAGGGGGTGCAGGTTCCGAACGGATTTGCGATTACGGCCGACGCCTATCGCGACTTTCTGTCGGAAACAGGAGTGGACCGCGAGATCGAACGGATCCTGGCCCGGCGCAAGCCGGGGGACGTGACCAGTCTGCAGGCCTGCGGCCGGGCGATCCGGCATGCGATTATCGCCGCCGAACTCCCCGTCGGGCTGCAGGCGGCGATCTCGCAGGCCTATGAAGAGTTGTGCGGCGATCCTGAGCTGCTGCTGGACGTGGCGGTCCGCAGCAGCGCTACGGCGGAGGACCTGCCGGACGCGAGTTTTGCCGGGCAGCAGGAAACGTACCTCAACGTGCAGGGGCACGGGCAGTTGCTGGAAGTCTGCAAGCGCTGCTTTGCATCGCTGTTCACCGACCGGGCGATTTCCTACCGGACGGACAAGGGATTCGACCAACTGGAGATCGCTCTGTCGATCGGCGTCCAGCGGATGGTCCGGTCGGACCTGGCCAGCTCGGGGGTGATGTTTTCGATCGATACCGAGACCGGCTTCAAGGACGCGGTGCTGATCAATGCGGCGTACGGACTGGGCGAAAACGTCGTGCAGGGTTCAGTGAATCCCGACGAGTTTCTGGTCTTCAAACCGACGCTCAAGACCGGCTTCCGGCCGATCCTGCAGCGCCGGCTGGGGAGCAAGGAGTTCAAGCTGATCTACGACGTCGGCGGCGGACGGATGACTCGCAACGTGCCGGTTCCCGACGAAGCCCGGGGGCGGTTTGCGCTAACGGACGATGAGATCCTGCAGCTCGCCCGCTGGGCGTGCGTCATCGAGGATCACTACTCGCAGAAGCGCGGCACATTTACGCCGATGGACATGGAGTGGGCCAAGGACGGCCTCACCGGGGAGCTGTGGATCGTTCAGGCGCGGCCGGAGACGGTGCAGTCCCGTAAGAACCTGCAGCAGCAGGAGACGTTCGAACTGCGAGAACGGGGGGACGTACTGGTCCGCGGACGGAGCGTCGGCGAACGGATCGGCGCGGGGCCGGTGCGCGTCATCACCGACGTCAGCCATCTGTCCGAGTTTCTGGAGGGGGAAGTGCTGGTTGCCGACAAGACCGATCCGGACTGGGAGCCGGCGATGAAGAAGGCTTCCGCGATTGTCACGAACCGGGGAGGACGGACGTGCCATGCGGCGATCGTGAGCCGAGAGCTGGGGCTGGCGGCGGTGGTCGGGTGTGAGAATGCGACCGAGGTGCTGCGTCCCGGGCAGACTGTGACGGTGTCGTGCGCCGAGGGGGAAGAGGGTCGAGTGTACGATGGCCGGCTGCAGTTCGACGTGCAGCGGCTGGATCTGGAATGCCTGCAGCGACCGAAGACGCATGTGATGCTGAACATCGGCAATCCGGACGAAGCCCTGCGCCTGTCGTTTCTGCCGAGCGACGGCGTCGGCCTGGCGCGGGAAGAGTTCATTATCTCGACGTCGATCAAGATTCACCCGCAGGCGCTGCTGGACTACGACTCGCTCAGCGACTTGCAGGTCAAGTCGCAGATCGATCGGCTGACGGCCGGCTATACCGACAAACCCGGCTACTTCGTCGACAAGCTGGCGCAGGGGGTGGCGACGATCGCAGCGGCGTTTTCACCGCGGGACGTGATCGTCCGGATGAGCGATTTCAAGACGAACGAGTACGCCAATCTGATCGGCGGACAGCCGTACGAGCCGACCGAAGAGAATCCGATGATCGGCTTCCGCGGGGCTTCGCGCTATTACAATGAGCGGTATCGGGAGGCGTTCGGTCTGGAATGCCAGGCGATGAAGCGGGTTCGCGATGAGATGGGACTGACCAATCTGAAGCTGATGATCCCCTTCTGCCGCACGGTGGAGGAGGGGCGAAAGGTACTGGCGGAAATGGCCCGGCACGGTCTGGTCCGCGGCCAGAACGGGCTGGAGGTCTACGTGATGTGCGAGATTCCCGCCAACGTGATCCTCGCCGACGAATTCGCCGAGATCTTTGACGGGTTCTCAATCGGTTCGAACGATCTGACGCAGCTTGTGCTGGGAGTCGATCGGGACTCCGAGATCGTGGCTCATGTCTTCGACGAGCGGAACGGCGCGGTCAAAGAGATGATCGCCCAGGCAATTCAGCGGGTGAAGGCGAAGGGCCGGAAAATTGGGATCTGCGGGCAGGCGCCGAGCGACTATCCGGAGTTTGCCCAGTTCCTCGTCGAGCAGGGGATCGACAGCATCTCGCTGAACCCGGATTCGCTGCTGCGGACATTGCCCAAGATCGTGGAAGCCGAGCAACGGCTGGGACGGTGA
- a CDS encoding beta-ribofuranosylaminobenzene 5'-phosphate synthase family protein, which translates to MKTRLAIRTGSRLHLGPLAVGAPSGRRFGGVGLMIDQPGYHLRAESAPEWSYEGPADVAQRLQQFADRFRQHIPDVPSLRLTVLHAGPSHAGLGSGTQIGLAVARLLSQFARRTEFSVDELAHSVGRGQRSALGVHGFVHGGFLVEGGKLTDTEVGALAARLEFPDDWRIILVQPPRTVGLSGAAEQQAFESLAPMPHGLTTELCRIVLMELLPALTRKHFEEFAHAVGHFSRLVGDYFAPQQGGWFADRRMEALSLDLESRGWLGVAQSSWGPTIAIFCPSAAAAEQLIGDVLSRPPWADCQTRIVSGLNHGAELITAD; encoded by the coding sequence ATGAAGACACGTCTCGCCATTCGGACCGGTTCCCGCCTGCATCTCGGCCCGCTCGCCGTCGGAGCCCCCTCCGGTCGACGGTTCGGCGGCGTCGGGCTGATGATCGACCAGCCCGGCTACCATCTGCGCGCCGAGTCCGCCCCCGAGTGGTCCTACGAAGGCCCCGCAGACGTAGCACAGCGACTTCAGCAGTTCGCCGATCGTTTCCGCCAGCACATCCCGGACGTCCCCTCCCTCCGGTTGACTGTCCTGCACGCCGGTCCGTCCCATGCCGGGCTCGGGTCCGGCACTCAGATCGGCCTCGCCGTCGCCCGGTTGCTGAGTCAGTTCGCCCGCAGAACCGAGTTTTCGGTCGATGAACTGGCGCACTCAGTCGGACGCGGACAGCGGTCGGCTCTAGGCGTTCACGGCTTCGTCCACGGCGGATTTCTCGTCGAAGGGGGCAAGCTGACCGACACGGAAGTCGGCGCCCTCGCCGCCCGGCTCGAATTCCCCGACGACTGGCGAATCATCCTCGTCCAGCCTCCACGGACCGTCGGCCTGTCCGGCGCCGCCGAGCAGCAAGCCTTCGAGTCCCTCGCGCCGATGCCGCATGGACTGACGACCGAACTCTGTCGGATCGTTCTGATGGAGCTCCTGCCGGCCCTCACGCGCAAGCACTTCGAGGAATTCGCCCACGCCGTCGGGCACTTCAGCCGACTCGTCGGGGACTACTTCGCCCCTCAGCAGGGAGGCTGGTTCGCCGATCGCCGCATGGAAGCCCTCTCCCTCGATCTCGAATCCCGCGGCTGGCTGGGCGTCGCCCAGTCCTCCTGGGGACCAACCATCGCCATCTTCTGCCCGTCAGCAGCAGCCGCCGAGCAACTCATCGGTGACGTTCTCTCCCGCCCCCCCTGGGCCGACTGCCAGACGCGCATCGTCAGCGGCCTCAATCACGGCGCCGAACTGATCACAGCCGATTGA
- a CDS encoding TIGR04283 family arsenosugar biosynthesis glycosyltransferase translates to MSDGVGQALTVSVIIPALQEAGNIAAAIASARAAGADEIVVVDGGSTDGTVDLAKSADCVLTGTRGRARQQNAGAERSRGDVLLFLHADCRLAMGACGQIRTVLADPAVAGGCFCQRIDAVGWRYRIVERGNLLRVLVSGWMYGDQGLFFRRDVFERLGGFPEVRLMEDWLLSRRLVRAGRTVVLPGPLLVSARRWQQAGLVRQTLRNWSLLMLASTGVPPDELARWYPTVR, encoded by the coding sequence ATGAGCGACGGCGTCGGGCAGGCGCTGACGGTTTCGGTGATCATTCCCGCGCTACAGGAAGCGGGGAACATTGCCGCGGCAATTGCCAGCGCTCGCGCGGCCGGTGCCGATGAAATCGTCGTGGTCGATGGGGGGAGCACCGACGGGACAGTCGATCTCGCGAAATCTGCGGACTGCGTCCTGACCGGCACGCGGGGGCGAGCCCGGCAGCAGAATGCGGGGGCGGAGCGGAGCCGGGGGGATGTGCTGCTGTTCCTGCATGCCGACTGTCGGCTGGCGATGGGCGCCTGCGGTCAGATCCGCACGGTGTTGGCCGATCCGGCGGTTGCGGGCGGTTGCTTCTGTCAACGGATCGATGCGGTGGGCTGGCGTTATCGGATCGTTGAGCGGGGCAACCTGCTGCGAGTGCTGGTCAGCGGCTGGATGTATGGGGATCAGGGATTGTTTTTCCGCCGGGACGTTTTCGAGCGGCTCGGGGGCTTTCCTGAAGTGCGGCTGATGGAAGACTGGCTGTTGAGCCGGAGGCTCGTGCGGGCTGGTCGAACGGTGGTGCTGCCGGGGCCGCTGCTAGTTTCGGCCCGTCGGTGGCAGCAGGCGGGGCTGGTGCGACAGACGCTGCGGAACTGGTCTCTGCTGATGCTGGCCTCGACGGGGGTTCCGCCGGATGAACTGGCGAGGTGGTACCCAACAGTGAGGTAG
- a CDS encoding SDR family oxidoreductase encodes MILDLFRLDGRVALVTGAGRGLGQSMAIGLAEAGADIATVTRSGSCPETESRVRGLGREFWSLQADLGKPDQRTGLVERVIEAAGRVDILVNNAGITGRHPPEEYPLAHWEEMLQVHLTAAFDLSQQVSAGMLERGRGKIVNVGSVMTFQGGFNIPAYAAAKHGIAGLTKSLANAWSRRGINVNCICPGYIETDLSGPLQDDPVRGPQILDRIPAGRWGTPDELAGLVVFLASDASNYVHGSVIAIDGGWLSR; translated from the coding sequence ATGATTCTGGATCTGTTTCGGCTGGATGGGCGAGTGGCGCTGGTGACCGGAGCCGGCCGGGGGCTTGGGCAGTCGATGGCGATCGGGCTGGCCGAGGCGGGGGCCGACATTGCGACGGTGACCCGCTCCGGGTCGTGCCCGGAAACGGAGTCCCGCGTCCGCGGGCTGGGTCGGGAATTCTGGAGTCTGCAGGCGGATCTCGGAAAGCCCGACCAGCGGACGGGGCTGGTTGAGCGGGTGATCGAGGCGGCCGGGCGGGTCGACATTTTGGTGAATAATGCGGGGATCACGGGGCGGCATCCGCCGGAGGAATATCCCCTCGCCCATTGGGAGGAGATGCTGCAAGTCCACCTGACGGCGGCGTTCGATCTGTCGCAGCAGGTGTCGGCCGGGATGCTGGAACGGGGGCGGGGCAAGATTGTCAATGTCGGGTCGGTGATGACGTTTCAGGGTGGATTCAATATTCCCGCGTACGCTGCGGCCAAGCATGGGATTGCGGGACTGACGAAGTCGCTGGCGAATGCGTGGAGCCGGCGGGGGATCAACGTGAACTGCATCTGCCCGGGATATATCGAAACGGACCTGTCGGGGCCGCTGCAGGACGACCCCGTCCGCGGGCCGCAGATTCTGGACCGCATCCCGGCGGGACGCTGGGGGACGCCGGATGAGCTGGCCGGGCTGGTGGTCTTTCTGGCGTCAGATGCGTCAAATTACGTGCATGGGAGCGTGATTGCCATCGACGGCGGCTGGCTGTCGCGATGA